The nucleotide sequence CGCATGGATCAAACGGAATGGACGGAGCGTCCAACGAATGAACGTAACCAAATGGCGGCAAACTAATCGGAGAAGCAGAGCGTGGCCTCCCATAGAAATTTCCGCTGTTTTATTCGCCGAGGAACTTCATAGAGGATAAGgactgatctctctctctctctctctctctctctctctctctctctctctctctctctctctctctctctctNNNNNNNNNNNNNNNNNNNNNNNNNNNNNNNNNNNNNNNNNNNNNNNNNNNNNNNNNNNNNNNNNNNNNNNNNNNNNNNNNNNNNNNNNNNNNNNNNNNNNNNNNNNNNNNNNNNNNNNNNNNNNNNNNNNNNNNNNNNNNNNNNNNNNNNNNNNNNNNNNNNNNNNNNNNNNNNNNNNNNNNNNNNNNNNNNNNNNNNNNNNNNNNNNNNNNNNNNNNNNNNNNNNNNNNNNNNNNNNNNNNNNNNNNNNNNNNNNNNNNNNNNNNNNNNNNNNNNNNNNNNNNNNNNNNNNNNNNNNNNNNNNNNNNNNNNCTCTTGCAAGTGCATCCTGATGCATGCACGAGGCGCGGCCGCAGAGGTCCAAAACCCTTGTTAAAACGTTGTCGCCTGGCGACATGCCTCATCTCCACAGTACAGAGCTgtcagtgcgtgcatgcatgcacgcacgggGATGCGGCCATTGCAGGCGTTCTCCCACCCAATCCGTGCCGCAATATCTCTTCCTGCACGATTATTTTTTTCTCAGCCAATTTTTGCAGCATCAACTATTTTTATAGAGCCACTGCTATATTGCCATTGCAAAACATTTCCTGATTTTTCGCAAAAAATTGCATTTCTTGATTATATGCTGGGCTGTATATCCAAGTGCCCCCGCAAAAATGGTGAACTGTACTTACGAACACTAAAACATCATCTACTGAACATATGAAATTGTTTTGCTGGAATACTAAAGCATTTGTTTTGAACGTTTGCTTATGAGAGGCCAAAAAAATTTGGATGTGCCTTACACCTATTTCCAAGTGTACAACACCATTTTCAAGGGATATTTTCTTCGTTTTCTATGACTCCTGGCAATGGCCACCTGCTCCATTCTATCATATGAGATGGACAAGGTAACTAACTTATGTTTGTGATAATTGTTTCTCGTGAATAATTGAAATATCTATGTACTACCAGGTGATGCCAAAACAGTTAGTTAATGATGTTCCTTGTGTCCAAGAAAGGGGAAATTAACTCTTCTCTTTCTCACCGGCCGTCCAAACTGAGCATTCCTCTTATATAAAGCCTCCGCCTCCCCTGCTATCTTCCCACCACAACACcatcacccacacacacacacccaaggcgaCAGAAGCGAGTCCTCGTGTTCCCGTGCACACGCGCCTAAGCTCTAACCATGTCGTCGCAGCGGATGGGGCGTCACCAGCGTCGGGCGTCGCAGAGCGTGTTCGCGCTGCCGGAGAACTTCGCGGCCCTCGACGACGTGCCGGCGTCCGACGAGCACCGGAAGGCGGACGGCGGCGCgaccgagcagcagcagcagcagggggcggGGCGCCACCGGCGGGCCATGTCCATGGCCGTCGCCTCCTCCAGGGACCTCGAGATGATCAAGGAGGATATCGGCGGCTACAGCAACTACAAGATCGGCGCCTAGattagcggcggtggcggcggcgcgcacggccgGCACGGCTCAGAGCACGCACGTGTACGGTGTTCGTAGTACGTGCGTGCCGGGCGGCGGTCTCGGCCGTGTTCGGGCCTCGGGCGCGCGGCTGAGCCTTGCTGCCGGCGGTGCCGGAGGCCGTGGCGCGTGCTGGTTTCGCTGTGGTTTGTGTATGATCAAGCGACCAGGCCCGGTTGAGGTCTTGCTTGCTTCGATTCCCTTTTCTTTTGCTCAAGACATGCATGTAAGGTGTGATCATTTGCGAGTTTAAAGCTCTTCAAAATGTCTGATGATGTTTCACCATTACCGTTGCTCCTGACAGCATCTCCAACAGCAGCGcgttaaaaaagcgtttacaaCACTGTAATCGTGAGTTTTTACGTGACGAGGAGCGCTTGCTCCAGCGACCGGCTGCAAAGTATAGCGCGCATGAGCCGCTACAGCATCCGCTGCAAAAAAACTGCGCGCGCTCTCAGCACAAACAACACATGCACTTCAAACACAACTAAgaagatcaaacacaaacaaaataagTCAACAATAAATAATTCAATTttattattacaactcaaacaaatagtttattttGCAAtataacaaatagttcaacaatagaACATCAAACATagaaatcatgatgctctttgtctgcccttccatgcccaccactccttGATGAGAttcttctgaagatcatcatgcgtttcggcacgtcgaatggcatgataggaggcaacaaaacgggccaccctcGCAGCCCTCtgccgcactcgcacgggatgtcccaagagctcatactgagagtagtctaaAACTTGGCCACGCTCATGCTcgtgatcatgttgtgcatgatcacacaagcgtgcatgatgtacgaaagcatcttttgatcccaaaatctagccggtcctctcacaatggCAAATTGGGTTTGCAAAGTCCCAAAAGCTCTATCAGCATCTTTCCTAGGCACcggagcattgtggaaatcaagatttttcttaccttctagttttttcaacggcttcacaaatgtttgccactttgggtagatgTCATCCGCaagataatagccatagttgtatgtatggtcatttgctacaaactgcaccggtggcggttcaccatttgcaatcttattcatgagTGGTGATCGATTAACAATGTTGATGTCATTCAacgatccaggcattccaaaaaaagcatgacaaatccaagtctcttggtcggccaccgcttcaaggattatagtggaaccctttttttgacCATGGAATTGgccatgccatgccttaggacAGTTCTTCCAACTCCAATACATGCAATATTTTGAGCCAAGCATATATGGGAACCCGcgaactttgttcatctccaaaagccttGCACAGTCTTTAACATTGGGATATCTCAAATACTCcgggccaaacacttgcacaattccaaCTGCGAAGCTCTTGACACAAGGATGGCTTGACTCTCACCCATGCCCAAgtggtcatcaactagatcagTCGGGATAccatatgccaacatacgcaaagcggctgtcaccttctaaAAGGTGCTATGCCCAAGCTCTTCgtcggcattcctcctttgctaaAAAACCcgatcatggctcgctagtttctctgcaatgcgcctgaacaactcggtgctcatcctaaaccggcgccGGAAGTATGACTCGGGGTacacaggtgagggagtcctggattaaggggtcctcagacagccggactattaacatgggccggactgttgggctatgaagatacaagacagaagacttcttcccgtgtccgggtgggactctcctttgcgtggatggcaagcttggtgattcggatatgtagattcctttctctgtaaccgactttgtataaccctagtcccctccagtgtctatataaaccggagggtttagtccgtagaggcaatcataatcataggctagacttctagggttttagccattacgatctcgtggtagatcaactcttgtaataatcatattcatcaaaatccatcaagcaggaagtagggtattaccttcatagagaggtaccgaacctgggtaaacattgtgtcccccgcctcctgttaccattagccttagacgcacagttcgggaccccctacccgagatccaccggttttgacaccgacattggtgctttcattgagagttccgctgtgacgtcgaagataggattgatggctcgcctcgttatcaaggacaacatcacctctggaggagccgtagcctcaggccaaaccctcccgCTGGGCGGCTTCActatgaccgcccgctcggccgtcgATCGGGCCAAcggtgacttctcgggtcatcaaaaatcgccTTCGCATCGACTCGGAATACTCCAGACAGGTGGATCCgatggagttgtcgtctttaaacgaactcctggatcacaTCGCTACCTtcggagtcgctacagactacgatcggattgggcttaaacccgatcaaagagaaatTGAATCTCCGTCGAACACCCATCAGATAGCGTTAGTGGAGGAGCAAtacaacaactcttcctctatattgaggatgaaTTATGTTCGGATTTTCGAGCTCGCAGAGCCGGATACCCGCCCGCGGGAAGACGTGCCAGTACTCCGAACCTAGAGTCAGACTGTGGGCCTGAAAAATTGGTTGATaccccggagcccgaactgttaagctcggaagtttctcaaactccggataccagattgggtcagggttcggacttaaatcaacccacccacccagatacacgcGATCTTATCCACATCAGACAGCAGTCTcaagaaacggtccatcacttttgggcaagattcctccttgtcaaagacaagaccAAAGACTGTcgcgatgaagacgcaatctcattattatgcaaaaattgcacggacgagggaatcctcaatgccatcaaccgccgtcacgtatcacactttgctgacttggcaatcgtagtacagaagtacttcacaatggaaagcgcctggtaAACTCAGGCAGCTTCTTGGGAGCCACCGGTTTCCTCTCAACCCCTCGTCCGGACAAAAAAGATGCACCCTCGTTGGTCGCCTGATCCAATAGTAAAAAAATcgaagcccattacggggcgcggaaccgttctggagggatggctcgataggccatgcaaaatacacacaactcCGGATAACGTACCAACCcacatccttagagcatgttggatactccggcaagtggccaagagcggcgaggatctcctcaccagaaataccgcagagcaacatcccacggAAGACAACGAccctacagtattgacagtcttcgagacttttgcctcaaacaataggcacaaaagggcactccggggcctcgctgaagtctgccaagtcatAGAAATAACCCCCTGGAACAACACGGCCATaatttcaatgccagtgacgaaccaaaattaaGAACAGTCCGAGCaacagccgcattggtcctcagtccgatcgtGAACCGCTTTCGACTAACCAAAGTGCTCATGTACGGCgacagtggactaaacctcatttatgaggaaactctcaacaaaaggAAAATAGagaggagccgcattgagcaaagtagcacgaccttccgaggaatcattcccagtcggaaGGCGCGATgcgtaggaaaaatcacactccatgtggtattcgacacgccggagaattaccggtccaaagagataacctttcaagtggcccctttcaacagcggatatcatgccttattagggcgagatgcattcgcatgcttccaagctataccccattatgggtacatgaagctcaagatgcccgggcacAATGGtgttatcactcttgccagtgatccggacatagcactccgcactgaaaacaaaaccgcagcccttgccctcgaggcattgtctgaagccctcgcggccgaagagttaaccacattgcgctccacggtggataaggACGACGTGATCCTGGaaaagcgacccaaatccacctcctttaaaccagcagacgaaatagtcaaattccaagtccacccgatggaccccaagaagacagcatccatcaaGGCACAACTGGACCCAACGGTCTATGCCGCACTATGAGCGTTCCtacgtgaaaactgggacatattcgcttggcacccttctgatatgccaggtatcccatgcaggctggccgaacacaacctcaacatattgaagggatacaagccagtcaagcaaacactacggcgcttttcagaacccaaacgacaagctatgggggaggagctagccaagttacttgaggccggattcatcagagaaataaaacacccggactggctagcaaacctggtgatggtaccaaagaaggataaatcctggcgcctatgtgtcgacaaggcctgccctaaagatcccttccccctcccccgcatcgatcagattatcgatgctaccgcaggacacgactcgctgtgtttcctcgacgcatactccagataccatcaaatcaagatgaaggagttcgaccaagccgcaacgacatttatcaccccatacgggcctttctgcttcaacactatgccctttgggctcaaaaacgccggtgccacctaccaacgcatgattcaaacatgcctagagaaacaaatcggcaagacagttgaagcatatgtagatgacctagtcatcaaaaccaggcacgtcgagtcattaatagacaatctgtgtctcacattcgacaacctccgaacatatgacatcaagctcaatccggaaaagtgtgtttttggcgttcccgctggaaaaatgttgggcttcatcgtttccaacaggggaattgaggcgaacccagctaaaatccgagctttgtcacagttggctacgccaacagacctcaaacaagtccagaAACTATCccgatgtgtggcagctttaagccgctttatctccagactaggagaaaaagcattgccactttatcgccttctccgacgcaccgatcacttcgagtggacgaacgcggcaacggccggactggaagaaataaaggctcttctagcaagcaacccaatcctggccgcgccgaacatcggcgaacccatgttattatacatatcggccacaCACACCAAGTCGTAAGTGCGGTGcacgtcgtcgaacgagaggaggatggacacaaattccctcttcagaagccggtatactacgtatccactgtccccACACCATGCAAGTCTcgataccctcattaccaaaaaatagcatacgcggtcttcatggcatcacggaagctacgacactactttcaagagtgctcaataacCGTGGCCTTctaggtaccactcaatgacataataaacaaccgcgacgccatggGACGGATTGCCAAGTGGTCCATTGatctcctcccattcgacataacaaaCAGACCGCATAGggccatcaaatcccaggtactggccGACTTGGTCGCTgaatggatagaggccgaactccctaaagagtacgacaaatattccaactgggtcatgcactttgacGACTCCTAAATGCTGGCGGGCCTAGGAgcaggcgttgtcctaacatcccctactggagatacagttcagtacatactccaaatattatacacggactccaacaatgcagccggatatgaggccttattgcaagGTCTTCGGATGGCcctctccatgggcatacaacgcctggaagtgcgcggggattcaaatctcgcaatatctcaaataaatggaaatttcgatgccaaagatctgaaGACGGCTGCCTACCGTAAcaccgttctcaaaatgtcggctcggttcgaggggctcgagtttcaccacgtggctcgagaaagtaatcaaccggtggatgtccttgctcgcatcggcgccaagcgcgaccccatcccacctaacatctttttggaaaggcttttcaagccatccatggtgtggcaaggggagagcggcaacaccaatctggatccgactatagccccagattccgaacacaccgacatcatcggcggctcggccaccgaaataacactgtcgacccatctcatcatggcagtcattgccccatggaccgaacccttcttggcctacctcaataggcgagaactccccgaggatcagaatgaggcccgctacatagtgcggcgctctaaagcctacaaggttcatgagggagaactctacaagcaaagcgctaccggagtacttcaacgatgtatctccgaggaagaagggcggcaactcttggctgaaattcatgcccgtctcggtggtcaccacgccgcagcttaggcccttgtaagcaaggccttccgtacatgtttctattggccgacggcccgagcagacgcacaggaccttgtccaacattgcgtcggatgccagcttttcgccaaccaaagccacatgacaccgaccgctctacaaacaatccccatcacttggccttttgcggtctgggggcttgatatggtcggaccccttaaaggaggaagccatatgaaaaaatatctgttggtcatggtggacaaattcactaagtggatagaagtcaaactagttaaaacggccgaagccggaccagtgatagacttcatatccggtgttgtgcaccattatggcgttccacacaacatcatcaccgacaatggctccaatttcacagctgatgaggtgaaaacctggtgtgctaatctgggtgttaagctcgattatgcctccgtctatcacccacaaacccatggtcaagtcgaacgagcaaacggtcttattatgagaggcattaaacccagactagtgcggcctttgaaagaatcagacaagcactgggtcgaggagctcgactccgtactctaggggctgcagaccacgctcAATCgttctaccggatatacacctttcttcatgatgtacggcgcagaggctgtgttaccctgcgacattattcatgacccacctcgagtgcgcatgtatgaagagagagaggccgagcttggtTGGCAGGACAtcttagatgccctagaggaggaacgCAAcatcgcaaaagcccattccgcattttatcaacaataggCCTGCAGATATCAAAGCAGTGAAGTACGTGCCAAggcttataatgttggtgaactcgttctacgcttgccggagaagaaaaaggacaaactaaatcccaaatgggagggtcgcttcatcattgatgaagtcctcaccggaggagcgtaccgcctgcgtggcGCATCAAACAattgcctagagccgaacccatggaacgcggccagactccgaagattctatgcctagcgccggaccctTCGTTggtcccctttttcccttttttgtcCCCATTATTTATTTCCCTCTCttttcacattttcttttttagccttaaagctctCGTGCGGCTAGGGCGTACAACTACGATGCACACATTCTCAAATATGTAAATTAATTATAcgtgggggcttcttgtacagaagcttattattattattttccaagCATCAAGCTCAGCACATATGTGACTTTTCcgcgtatgtaccttttcttcgccattatatgcattgatatgacttaagttttggccaagctgggttgcctggctcctgtgcttatgccctacgttctcgttagttcggctagggaataaagggagcacctctatgatt is from Triticum aestivum cultivar Chinese Spring chromosome 1B, IWGSC CS RefSeq v2.1, whole genome shotgun sequence and encodes:
- the LOC123093697 gene encoding uncharacterized protein codes for the protein MSSQRMGRHQRRASQSVFALPENFAALDDVPASDEHRKADGGATEQQQQQGAGRHRRAMSMAVASSRDLEMIKEDIGGYSNYKIGA